A single genomic interval of Oryzias latipes chromosome 3, ASM223467v1 harbors:
- the LOC105357051 gene encoding cornifin alpha-like, which yields MPNPPADSMPDPSEDSMPDPSEDSMPDPSEDSMPDPSEDSMPDPPATSMPDPSEDSMPDPSEDSMPDPSEDSMPDPSEDSMPDPPATSMPDPSEDSMPDPSEDSMPDPPRNNFRFGEDQLLPLA from the exons ATGCCCAACCCGCCGGCCGACTCTATGCCCGACCCCTCAGAGGACTCCATGCCCGACCCCTCAGAGGACTCCATGCCCGACCCCTCAGAGGACTCCATGCCCGACCCCTCAgaggactccatgcctgacccgccggcCACCTCTATGCCCGACCCCTCAGAGGACTCCATGCCCGACCCCTCAGAGGACTCCATGCCCGACCCCTCAgaggactccatgcctgacccctcagaggactccatgcctgacccgccggcCACCTCTATGCCCGACCCCTCAGAGGACTCCATGCCCGACCCCTCAgaggactccatgcctgacccgccg AGGAACAACTTCCGCTTTGGAGAAGACCAACTTCTGCCTCTGGCATGA